One Punica granatum isolate Tunisia-2019 chromosome 3, ASM765513v2, whole genome shotgun sequence genomic window carries:
- the LOC116198646 gene encoding transcription factor GAMYB-like isoform X2 → MRRMKDEGEDKRIRKQRKSSSSSDEGSDGGVGGVVLKKGPWTTAEDQILAEYVTKHGEGNWNAIQKHTGLSRCGKSCRLRWANHLRPDLKKGPFTPEEERLIAEMHAKMGNKWARMAMELPGRTDNEIKNYWNTRTKRLQRAGMPLYPSDLCLQLSAESQEGQNMVIFPTGGKNHPDLFQADNVRIIPDVGFKGLELGNRGFSSYLSTLFPREAVGFTNCSTPIQASHPRQAVGFMNYSNSFQASHLPKHPPEWETPYPVFNSNGFPPFGESCSESYDRNYEAFTFSSSSSSYVDDLEMNNQLLPDVPLGSHAYINGNPSSSEPLSWATKMELPSLQYLSETQVDNPWGQLMTPPLTPRESENVLIYSPLTEQTHRDYPSPRSSGLLEAVVHESRASKKSEGSFSRTWNVSNFEGSTSPPDHTITPWDAQNVRNPPLSSRAASLTNGYYLMNRSALQEPKNADTMLGHQVMPKAGGKSLANYGPNEEMMNHLSATSPDAFLDMAGLSGPYA, encoded by the exons ATGAGAAGAATGAAAGATGAGGGTGAGGACAAAAGAATCCGCAAGCAGCGGAAGAGCTCGTCGTCTAGCGATGAAGGTAGCGACGGGGGTGTCGGTGGGGTGGTCCTCAAGAAAGGACCTTGGACTACAGCGGAAGACCAGATCCTGGCCGAGTATGTCACCAAGCACGGCGAGGGCAACTGGAACGCTATCCAGAAGCACACCGGACTCTCTAGGTGCGGGAAGAGCTGCCGCTTACGGTGGGCGAATCACCTCAGGCCTGACTTGAAGAAAGGCCCTTTTACTCCGGAGGAAGAGCGGCTTATTGCTGAAATGCACGCGAAGATGGGGAACAAATGGGCTCGTATGGCCATGGAG TTGCCTGGACGAACCGATAATGAGATAAAGAATTACTGGAACACAAGAACCAAACGACTCCAGCGAGCTGGGATGCCTTTATACCCTTCTGACTTGTGCCTTCAGTTATCAGCTGAAAGCCAAGAAGGTCAGAACATGGTTATCTTTCCTACGGGTGGCAAAAACCATCCTGATTTATTTCAGGCAGACAATGTCAGGATCATCCCAGATGTGGGTTTCAAAGGTCTCGAACTCGGTAACCGAGGCTTCTCATCTTATCTGTCTACCTTGTTTCCAAGAGAAGCGGTTGGCTTCACGAACTGCAGCACTCCAATCCAAGCAAGTCATCCAAGACAAGCGGTTGGCTTCATGAACTACAGCAACTCGTTCCAAGCAAGTCATCTACCGAAACACCCTCCAGAATGGGAGACCCCATACCCTGTATTCAACAGCAATGGCTTCCCTCCTTTTGGTGAATCTTGCAGCGAATCTTATGACAGAAACTATGAAGCTTTTACCTTTTCATCGTCATCATCCTCTTATGTGGATGATCTCGAAATGAATAATCAATTGCTTCCAGATGTTCCTTTGGGCAGCCATGCCTATATAAATGGCAATCCTTCTTCTTCGGAGCCACTGTCATGGGCAACGAAGATGGAGCTCCCTTCACTCCAATATCTTTCGGAAACTCAAGTAGACAATCCCTGGGGTCAACTTATGACCCCGCCTCTGACTCCTCGTGAATCAGAAAATGTACTAATCTACTCTCCCCTGACTGAGCAAACTCATAGAGATTATCCTTCACCGCGAAGCAGTGGTTTACTAGAAGCAGTTGTTCATGAGAGCCGTGCTTCAAAGAAGTCTGAAGGAAGTTTTTCAAGAACTTGGAATGTTTCTAACTTCGAAGGATCTACCTCGCCTCCGGATCATACTATTACACCATGGGATGCTCAAAATGTCCGGAATCCTCCTTTGAGTAGCCGTGCTGCATCACTAACAAATGGGTACTATCTCATGAACAGAAGCGCCTTGCAAGAGCCAAAAAATGCTGACACTATGCTCG GACATCAGGTTATGCCCAAAGCAGGCGGGAAGTCCTTGGCCAATTACGGTCCAAATGAAGAGATGATGAATCATCTTAGTGCTACAAGCCCCGATGCTTTCCTCGACATGGCTGGGCTGAGCGGTCCGTATGCATAG
- the LOC116198646 gene encoding transcription factor GAMYB-like isoform X1 — MLNEMRRMKDEGEDKRIRKQRKSSSSSDEGSDGGVGGVVLKKGPWTTAEDQILAEYVTKHGEGNWNAIQKHTGLSRCGKSCRLRWANHLRPDLKKGPFTPEEERLIAEMHAKMGNKWARMAMELPGRTDNEIKNYWNTRTKRLQRAGMPLYPSDLCLQLSAESQEGQNMVIFPTGGKNHPDLFQADNVRIIPDVGFKGLELGNRGFSSYLSTLFPREAVGFTNCSTPIQASHPRQAVGFMNYSNSFQASHLPKHPPEWETPYPVFNSNGFPPFGESCSESYDRNYEAFTFSSSSSSYVDDLEMNNQLLPDVPLGSHAYINGNPSSSEPLSWATKMELPSLQYLSETQVDNPWGQLMTPPLTPRESENVLIYSPLTEQTHRDYPSPRSSGLLEAVVHESRASKKSEGSFSRTWNVSNFEGSTSPPDHTITPWDAQNVRNPPLSSRAASLTNGYYLMNRSALQEPKNADTMLGHQVMPKAGGKSLANYGPNEEMMNHLSATSPDAFLDMAGLSGPYA, encoded by the exons ATG TTGAATGAGATGAGAAGAATGAAAGATGAGGGTGAGGACAAAAGAATCCGCAAGCAGCGGAAGAGCTCGTCGTCTAGCGATGAAGGTAGCGACGGGGGTGTCGGTGGGGTGGTCCTCAAGAAAGGACCTTGGACTACAGCGGAAGACCAGATCCTGGCCGAGTATGTCACCAAGCACGGCGAGGGCAACTGGAACGCTATCCAGAAGCACACCGGACTCTCTAGGTGCGGGAAGAGCTGCCGCTTACGGTGGGCGAATCACCTCAGGCCTGACTTGAAGAAAGGCCCTTTTACTCCGGAGGAAGAGCGGCTTATTGCTGAAATGCACGCGAAGATGGGGAACAAATGGGCTCGTATGGCCATGGAG TTGCCTGGACGAACCGATAATGAGATAAAGAATTACTGGAACACAAGAACCAAACGACTCCAGCGAGCTGGGATGCCTTTATACCCTTCTGACTTGTGCCTTCAGTTATCAGCTGAAAGCCAAGAAGGTCAGAACATGGTTATCTTTCCTACGGGTGGCAAAAACCATCCTGATTTATTTCAGGCAGACAATGTCAGGATCATCCCAGATGTGGGTTTCAAAGGTCTCGAACTCGGTAACCGAGGCTTCTCATCTTATCTGTCTACCTTGTTTCCAAGAGAAGCGGTTGGCTTCACGAACTGCAGCACTCCAATCCAAGCAAGTCATCCAAGACAAGCGGTTGGCTTCATGAACTACAGCAACTCGTTCCAAGCAAGTCATCTACCGAAACACCCTCCAGAATGGGAGACCCCATACCCTGTATTCAACAGCAATGGCTTCCCTCCTTTTGGTGAATCTTGCAGCGAATCTTATGACAGAAACTATGAAGCTTTTACCTTTTCATCGTCATCATCCTCTTATGTGGATGATCTCGAAATGAATAATCAATTGCTTCCAGATGTTCCTTTGGGCAGCCATGCCTATATAAATGGCAATCCTTCTTCTTCGGAGCCACTGTCATGGGCAACGAAGATGGAGCTCCCTTCACTCCAATATCTTTCGGAAACTCAAGTAGACAATCCCTGGGGTCAACTTATGACCCCGCCTCTGACTCCTCGTGAATCAGAAAATGTACTAATCTACTCTCCCCTGACTGAGCAAACTCATAGAGATTATCCTTCACCGCGAAGCAGTGGTTTACTAGAAGCAGTTGTTCATGAGAGCCGTGCTTCAAAGAAGTCTGAAGGAAGTTTTTCAAGAACTTGGAATGTTTCTAACTTCGAAGGATCTACCTCGCCTCCGGATCATACTATTACACCATGGGATGCTCAAAATGTCCGGAATCCTCCTTTGAGTAGCCGTGCTGCATCACTAACAAATGGGTACTATCTCATGAACAGAAGCGCCTTGCAAGAGCCAAAAAATGCTGACACTATGCTCG GACATCAGGTTATGCCCAAAGCAGGCGGGAAGTCCTTGGCCAATTACGGTCCAAATGAAGAGATGATGAATCATCTTAGTGCTACAAGCCCCGATGCTTTCCTCGACATGGCTGGGCTGAGCGGTCCGTATGCATAG
- the LOC116200774 gene encoding uncharacterized protein LOC116200774 — MDGTCPLWIRLYRVESIRNRHGSPTFPQAQAQEQAHGNPIQERVDPTLSSSTTITDPAIGASSAEELEAPAMAVSSSPAHPPRVLPSVPTPPRCRHFSPVLPPASRVSRVFGPCRPLRQGYLEPVRCSSSPRQSAEELEVERLFSNVNQATLKREPGSLSSAIFLVAGTTVGAGILAIPAVTQESGFLASAVTCIICWVFMVATGLLIAEVNVNTMCELGSGGVSLVSMARRTLGEVGVQIACWSYIFIHYALLVAYVARSSDILTNALGIPLWGSAALFSVVMGGICYFGSQRVIGAVNGVLVLGIIIFFAALVAVASGDIHWESLLKANFEAVPMSIPVIALSFVYQNVVPVLCTNLEGDLSKVRTSIILGTAIPLALFLIWNGVILGTITDFNMDADKTIDPLQQLRASNGTVGPIVEAFSLLAIATSYIGFVLGLSDFLADLLKLPSGQDQNRPLPYVLTLVPPLILALLDPEIFFKALDFAGTYGVLVLFGILPAAMSWSDQYSSSSTSSSFRLPKLVPGGRTTLAVLIGGSGFVILSELLENFSRT; from the exons ATGGACGGAACTTGTCCTCTGTGGATCCGGTTATATCGGGTCGAATCGATCCGAAACCGACATGGAAGCCCAACATTTCCTCAGGCCCAGGCCCAAGAACAAGCCCACGGAAATCCGATCCAAGAACGAGTGGACCCCACATTATCCTCATCAACCACCATCACTGATCCCGCCATTGGCGCCTCTTCAGCTGAGGAGTTGGAAGCTCCAGCAATGGCGGTTTCTTCTTCCCCTGCACATCCTCCTCGAGTTCTTCCCTCTGTACCAACCCCACCCAGGTGCCGGCATTTCTCGCCCGTTCTTCCTCCAGCTTCGAGAGTGTCCAGAGTCTTCGGACCCTGCAGACCTCTCCGGCAGGGATACTTGGAACCAGTTAGATGCTCTTCATCCCCTAGACAGTCCGCGGAGGAGCTCGAGGTGGAGAGGCTGTTCTCTAATGTTAATCAAGCCACCCTGAAGAGAGAACCCG GGAGCCTGTCAAGTGCAATTTTTCTCGTTGCCGGCACTACG GTCGGAGCAGGGATTCTCGCTATTCCTGCAGTGACACAAGAATCTGGGTTTCTGGCCTCTGCAGTTACATGTATCATCTGCTGGGTCTTTATG GTAGCAACGGGCTTGTTGATCGCAGAAGTAAACGTGAACACCATGTGTGAACTGGGTTCGGGCGGTGTGTCACTG GTATCAATGGCCAGGAGAACATTGGGGGAAGTCGGAGTGCAAATTGCCTG TTGGtcgtatatttttattcattatgCCCTCCTTGTCGCTTATGTGGCTCGTTCTTCAGATATCTTGACGAATGCTCTCGGCATTCCACT ATGGGGGAGCGCAGCCCTGTTCTCGGTGGTAATGGGAGGGATCTGCTACTTTGGCAG CCAGCGGGTAATTGGGGCTGTGAATGGAGTTTTAGTGCTTGgcatcatcattttttttgcgGCACTCGTG GCAGTTGCAAGCGGAGATATTCACTGGGAGTCTCTTCTGAAAGCCAACTTTGAAGCGGTTCCGATGAGCATACCCGTGATTGCTCTTTCATTTGTTTATCAG AATGTAGTACCTGTTCTTTGTACGAACCTGGAAGGAGACCTGTCAAAAGTAAG GACTTCGATCATTCTTGGAACGGCtatacctctggcattgttcCTCATATGGAATGGTGTAATTTTAGGAACCATAACAGATTTCAACATGGATGCAGATAAGACCATCGACCCGTTACAGCAACTGAGAGCTAGCAATGGAACTGTCGGG CCTATTGTTGAGGCATTTTCCCTCCTAGCAATTGCAACATCTTACATTGGCTTCGTTCTCGGCCTCTCTGACTTCTTGGCCGACT TGCTGAAACTCCCATCAGGGCAGGATCAGAATCGGCCTCTCCCATACGTCTTAACTCTGGTTCCGCCTCTAATTCTTGCATTGCTCGACcccgaaatttttttcaaagcTTTGGATTTTGCAGGAACATATGGAG TGCTAGTGCTGTTCGGGATCCTCCCAGCTGCAATGTCGTGGTCAGATCAGTATTCGAGTTCATCTACTTCTTCATCCTTTAGACTACCCAAGCTAGTTCCAGGCGGAAGGACGACCCTTGCAGTATTGATAGGAGGGTCAGGATTCGTGATTTTGTCAGAACTATTGGAGAACTTCAGCCGCACGTAG
- the LOC116200990 gene encoding E3 ubiquitin-protein ligase RZF1-like, translating to MHNGAETHWCYQCNQSFGLRGQEVICPYCHGGFVQELSEMQGFASEEDAFMTNQRDLPPRVPRIFDAMYALMGENGLNGRSRLMQFVDLLTREEMAGRNPNFDVRGRSGLVPDRGWEDELSPSSYFVYQGPVSGSAFPRSGMERVPRHVDLEEYFTGMGLQELIEQLSLNDRRGPPPAPRSAINAMPTIRITRAHIQSDSQCPVCKEEFEIDSEAKMMPCHHIYHSDCIIPWLVQHNSCPVCRYEMPAQGTVSELNPGTGQGIQSPSGQNRGTSNGGGRESGHQNPGRRTRFPRWPFRPSGSNSNQQRTESGGSGGSPSIHEPNHEMNYSGWPFDY from the coding sequence ATGCATAATGGAGCGGAGACGCACTGGTGCTATCAGTGCAATCAGTCATTCGGGCTCCGAGGTCAAGAAGTAATTTGTCCCTACTGCCATGGAGGCTTTGTTCAAGAACTAAGTGAGATGCAGGGCTTTGCATCAGAAGAAGATGCTTTCATGACTAATCAGAGAGATCTCCCTCCCCGGGTGCCCCGGATATTCGATGCTATGTATGCTCTAATGGGGGAAAACGGCCTTAATGGGAGAAGCAGACTGATGCAGTTTGTTGACCTGTTGACGAGAGAGGAAATGGCTGGAAGAAATCCTAATTTTGATGTGCGAGGACGGTCGGGATTGGTCCCGGACCGCGGATGGGAAGACGAGCTTTCTCCAAGTTCCTACTTCGTTTACCAGGGGCCGGTCTCTGGTTCAGCATTTCCTCGCAGCGGAATGGAAAGAGTGCCGAGGCATGTTGACCTGGAAGAGTATTTCACGGGCATGGGGCTGCAAGAACTGATTGAACAGCTCTCACTGAATGACCGCAGGGGGCCACCCCCGGCCCCACGATCTGCGATTAATGCAATGCCTACAATTAGGATCACGCGGGCCCACATTCAGTCTGACTCACAGTGCCCTGTATGCAAGGAGGAGTTCGAGATCGACTCAGAAGCAAAGATGATGCCCTGCCACCATATATATCATTCCGACTGCATCATTCCTTGGCTGGTCCAGCACAACTCCTGTCCTGTTTGCCGATACGAGATGCCTGCTCAAGGAACTGTATCTGAACTCAATCCTGGAACTGGCCAAGGGATCCAGAGCCCTAGCGGTCAGAACAGAGGCACTAGCAATGGAGGTGGAAGAGAAAGCGGCCATCAGAATCCGGGTAGGAGGACTCGCTTCCCCAGGTGGCCTTTCCGTCCATCGGGCTCCAACAGCAACCAACAACGCACTGAGTCGGGAGGGAGTGGTGGGTCTCCAAGCATTCACGAACCGAATCATGAGATGAATTACAGTGGCTGGCCTTTCGATTACTGA
- the LOC116200773 gene encoding protein DGS1, mitochondrial isoform X2, giving the protein MEPPEAGPESKDFGALISLYSSYVWNRLFGSPPPSDSGFLAKFSQFYRRKPHPQPRRRTPCLPLPLPSNSLDSSTFKDTSRIYNALEDIMLHVYSNLHDIQKNLQFWESRAEGSNARKARFMLFERGPRAFIDSSIKLVKDSVREGYSIQQLCHSASSHISQRITILNGLRCALATFLAQVYIEVDRSVEELAKDPRKSLPLLLVSMNELFLNLETSIGNLNAFYQSNFPDGERLHDPLIFERLPVVNQWTDSEVDDAISMICENLHKLDSYLSSIVAKYKKPQKITQYWIHYSCGAVGIAVCSMWLIKHSSLMGSPDIGNWIQTASNSTVNFFNDHVEQPLLDIRDELFETFRKRHKGVMELEEVQLTANSLHRMLLAFSEQTKGQKFPENASDQEMLEIVMARYEKELTHPIQNLLSGELARALLIQVQKLKLDIETAMLELNQILRANEINFAILAALPAFFLSLLLLMVIRAWLKQDTKAEGRGRVARIQRRLLIVEIERRIMQYQTYLDQGSVADAECTYGLMLYSLDRLYCAVERHAKATGEWEWLRLDLIDLAKPKLQTPDKFRVTSRLEQVYDCLLPVPKSH; this is encoded by the exons ATGGAGCCACCGGAAGCAGGACCCGAATCCAAGGACTTCGGAGCTCTGATCTCTCTCTACTCCAGCTACGTGTGGAACAGGCTCTTCGGTTCCCCTCCTCCTTCGGATTCCGGCTTCCTCGCCAAATTCTCGCAGTTCTACCGCCGGAAACCTCACCCGCAACCTCGAAGGCGCACTCCGTGCTTGCCTCTCCCTCTGCCTTCCAACTCGCTGGACTCGTCGAC TTTTAAAGACACATCTAGGATTTACAATGCCTTGGAGGATATTATGTTGCACGTCTACTCAAATTTGCATGATATTCAGAAGAATTTGCAATTTTGGGAATCTAGGGCTGAG GGTTCTAATGCTCGTAAAGCACGTTTCATGCTTTTCGAGAGAGGGCCACGGGCTTTTATAGATAGTTCAATTAAGTTGGTTAAGGACTCGGTCAGAGAGGGTTATTCCATCCAGCAGCTTTGCCATTCGGCATCATCCCATATATCCCAGAGGATAACCATCTTAAACGGCTTGAGATGCGCACTTGCTACTTTTTTAGCCCAG GTCTACATTGAAGTTGATAGATCAGTAGAAGAGTTGGCTAAAGACCCAAGAAAGTCATTGCCGTTGTTACTTGTATCTATGAACGAGTTGTTCTTAAATTTGGAGACATCTATTGGTAATTTGAACGCATTTTATCAG AGTAATTTTCCTGATGGTGAAAGGTTACATGATCCACTTATATTTGAGAGATTGCCGGTAGTAAATCAGTGGACGGACTCTGAAGTTGATGATGCCATTAGCATGATCTGCGAAAATCTACACAAACTCGACTCTTACCTATCTTCAATT GTGGCCAAATATAAAAAACCTCAAAAAATTACTCAATACTGGATCCACTACTCATGTGGAGCAGTTGGGATAGCCGTTTGCTCCATGTGGCTGATCAAGCACAGCAGTTTGATGGGAAGCCCTGATATTGGTAATTGGATTCAGACAGCAAGTAACTCCACAGtcaattttttcaatgatcATGTAGAACAACCG CTTCTGGATATCAGGGATGAACTATTTGAGACCTTCAGGAAGAGACACAAGGGCGTCATGGAGCTTGAAGAAGTACAGTTGACAGCAAATTCTCTCCACAG AATGTTGCTAGCTTTCAGTGAGCAGACAAAAGGCCAGAAGTTCCCAGAGAATGCATCTGACCAGGAAATGCTTGAAATTGTGATGGCTAG ATATGAGAAGGAACTCACTCATCCTATACAGAATCTTCTTAGTGGAGAGCTTGCCCGTGCATTGCTCATTCAA GTTCAGAAACTTAAGCTTGACATTGAAAC CGCAATGCTTGAGCTTAATCAGATCCTAAGAGCAAATGAAATCAACTTTGCCATTCTGGCAGCCTTACCAGCattcttcctctctcttcttctcctcatGGTAATACGAGCATGGCTTAAACAG GATACGAAAGCTGAAGGGAGAGGAAGAGTAGCCCGTATTCAAAGAAGGTTGCTCATTGTGGAGATCGAGAGACGGATTATGCAATATCAGACTTATCTTGACCAAGGATCC GTAGCTGATGCTGAATGCACGTATGGGTTGATGTTGTACAGTCTGGACCGCTTATACTGTGCCGTCGAGAGGCATGCAAAAGCAACAGGAGAATGGGAGTG GTTGAGACTGGACCTCATCGATCTGGCGAAGCCTAAACTTCAGACTCCAGATAAGTTCAGGGTCACCTCTCGCCTGGAGCAAGTATACGACTGCTTGCTCCCTGTACCCAAAAGCCATTAA
- the LOC116200773 gene encoding protein DGS1, mitochondrial isoform X1, with protein MEPPEAGPESKDFGALISLYSSYVWNRLFGSPPPSDSGFLAKFSQFYRRKPHPQPRRRTPCLPLPLPSNSLDSSTSFKDTSRIYNALEDIMLHVYSNLHDIQKNLQFWESRAEGSNARKARFMLFERGPRAFIDSSIKLVKDSVREGYSIQQLCHSASSHISQRITILNGLRCALATFLAQVYIEVDRSVEELAKDPRKSLPLLLVSMNELFLNLETSIGNLNAFYQSNFPDGERLHDPLIFERLPVVNQWTDSEVDDAISMICENLHKLDSYLSSIVAKYKKPQKITQYWIHYSCGAVGIAVCSMWLIKHSSLMGSPDIGNWIQTASNSTVNFFNDHVEQPLLDIRDELFETFRKRHKGVMELEEVQLTANSLHRMLLAFSEQTKGQKFPENASDQEMLEIVMARYEKELTHPIQNLLSGELARALLIQVQKLKLDIETAMLELNQILRANEINFAILAALPAFFLSLLLLMVIRAWLKQDTKAEGRGRVARIQRRLLIVEIERRIMQYQTYLDQGSVADAECTYGLMLYSLDRLYCAVERHAKATGEWEWLRLDLIDLAKPKLQTPDKFRVTSRLEQVYDCLLPVPKSH; from the exons ATGGAGCCACCGGAAGCAGGACCCGAATCCAAGGACTTCGGAGCTCTGATCTCTCTCTACTCCAGCTACGTGTGGAACAGGCTCTTCGGTTCCCCTCCTCCTTCGGATTCCGGCTTCCTCGCCAAATTCTCGCAGTTCTACCGCCGGAAACCTCACCCGCAACCTCGAAGGCGCACTCCGTGCTTGCCTCTCCCTCTGCCTTCCAACTCGCTGGACTCGTCGAC CAGTTTTAAAGACACATCTAGGATTTACAATGCCTTGGAGGATATTATGTTGCACGTCTACTCAAATTTGCATGATATTCAGAAGAATTTGCAATTTTGGGAATCTAGGGCTGAG GGTTCTAATGCTCGTAAAGCACGTTTCATGCTTTTCGAGAGAGGGCCACGGGCTTTTATAGATAGTTCAATTAAGTTGGTTAAGGACTCGGTCAGAGAGGGTTATTCCATCCAGCAGCTTTGCCATTCGGCATCATCCCATATATCCCAGAGGATAACCATCTTAAACGGCTTGAGATGCGCACTTGCTACTTTTTTAGCCCAG GTCTACATTGAAGTTGATAGATCAGTAGAAGAGTTGGCTAAAGACCCAAGAAAGTCATTGCCGTTGTTACTTGTATCTATGAACGAGTTGTTCTTAAATTTGGAGACATCTATTGGTAATTTGAACGCATTTTATCAG AGTAATTTTCCTGATGGTGAAAGGTTACATGATCCACTTATATTTGAGAGATTGCCGGTAGTAAATCAGTGGACGGACTCTGAAGTTGATGATGCCATTAGCATGATCTGCGAAAATCTACACAAACTCGACTCTTACCTATCTTCAATT GTGGCCAAATATAAAAAACCTCAAAAAATTACTCAATACTGGATCCACTACTCATGTGGAGCAGTTGGGATAGCCGTTTGCTCCATGTGGCTGATCAAGCACAGCAGTTTGATGGGAAGCCCTGATATTGGTAATTGGATTCAGACAGCAAGTAACTCCACAGtcaattttttcaatgatcATGTAGAACAACCG CTTCTGGATATCAGGGATGAACTATTTGAGACCTTCAGGAAGAGACACAAGGGCGTCATGGAGCTTGAAGAAGTACAGTTGACAGCAAATTCTCTCCACAG AATGTTGCTAGCTTTCAGTGAGCAGACAAAAGGCCAGAAGTTCCCAGAGAATGCATCTGACCAGGAAATGCTTGAAATTGTGATGGCTAG ATATGAGAAGGAACTCACTCATCCTATACAGAATCTTCTTAGTGGAGAGCTTGCCCGTGCATTGCTCATTCAA GTTCAGAAACTTAAGCTTGACATTGAAAC CGCAATGCTTGAGCTTAATCAGATCCTAAGAGCAAATGAAATCAACTTTGCCATTCTGGCAGCCTTACCAGCattcttcctctctcttcttctcctcatGGTAATACGAGCATGGCTTAAACAG GATACGAAAGCTGAAGGGAGAGGAAGAGTAGCCCGTATTCAAAGAAGGTTGCTCATTGTGGAGATCGAGAGACGGATTATGCAATATCAGACTTATCTTGACCAAGGATCC GTAGCTGATGCTGAATGCACGTATGGGTTGATGTTGTACAGTCTGGACCGCTTATACTGTGCCGTCGAGAGGCATGCAAAAGCAACAGGAGAATGGGAGTG GTTGAGACTGGACCTCATCGATCTGGCGAAGCCTAAACTTCAGACTCCAGATAAGTTCAGGGTCACCTCTCGCCTGGAGCAAGTATACGACTGCTTGCTCCCTGTACCCAAAAGCCATTAA